A stretch of Castanea sativa cultivar Marrone di Chiusa Pesio chromosome 2, ASM4071231v1 DNA encodes these proteins:
- the LOC142626211 gene encoding uncharacterized protein C24B11.05 codes for MDSCSKSLLDSVSPFNCLIFDLDDTLYSSKVGISESLRKNIDDFLVEKCGFPESQASTLRVELFKKYGSSLAGLRAEGYDIDADDYHSFVHGRLPYDLIKPDSQLRNLLRSISQRKIVFTNSDRTHAVKVLDRLGLKDCFEQILCFETMNPNLPNSTRPDEFPVLLKPSMDAMKLALDAADLDPRRTLFLDDNVKNVAAGKALGLRTVLVGKTVKSKEADYALENVNNLAQVIPEIWVNGMDGGDQRISHSKSEIESILAITAVGA; via the exons ATGGATTCCTGCAGCAAATCCCTTCTTGATtctgtttctccttttaactgCCTTATCTTTG ATTTGGATGACACTTTGTACTCTTCCAAAGTTGGAATTTCCGAATCACTCAGGAAAAACATCGATG ATTTTCTTGTTGAGAAATGTGGATTCCCAGAAAGCCAGGCCTCAACTCTCCGTGTTGAGCTTTTCAAAAAATACGGCAGCTCCCTTGCTGGTTTGAGG GCAGAAGGCTATGACATCGATGCCGATGATTATCACAG TTTCGTACACGGAAGATTACCGTACGATTTGATCAAGCCAGATTCTCAGCTACGCAACCTCTTACGTAGCATTAGTCAAAGAAAAATC GTTTTCACGAATTCGGACAGGACCCACGCGGTGAAAGTGTTGGACCGGCTTGGTTTAAAGGATTGCTTTGAGCAAATCCTATGTTTCGAGACCATGAACCCGAACCTGCCTAATTCGACCCGACCCGATGAGTTCCCAGTGCTTCTCAAGCCGTCCATGGACGCCATGAAACTCGCGCTTGATGCTGCGGACCTTGATCCTCGTCGAACG TTGTTCCTCGACGACAACGTCAAGAATGTCGCTGCTGGGAAAGCTTTGGGTCTCCGAACTGTTCTG GTTGGGAAGACAGTGAAAAGCAAAGAAGCCGATTATGCATTGGAGAATGTCAACAACCTGGCTCAAGTAATTCCGGAAATATGGGTCAACGGAATGGATGGTGGTGATCAAAGGATCAGCCATTCCAAAAGCGAAATCGAGTCCATTCTGGCGATCACAGCCGTTggtgcttaa
- the LOC142624635 gene encoding photosystem I reaction center subunit II, chloroplastic-like, protein MAMATQASLFTPPFSASKSSTLSFTTPKTLKFSAPKRTTIKASTDAPTKKEAPVGFTPPQLDPSTPSPIFGGSTGGLLRKAQVEEFYVITWESAKEQIFEMPTGGAAIMRQGPNLLKLARKEQCLALGSRLRSKYKINYQFYRVFPNGEVQYLHPKDGVYPEKVNPGRQGVGLNLRSIGKNVNPIEVKFTGKQVYDL, encoded by the coding sequence ATGGCTATGGCAACTCAAGCTTCCCTCTTCACCCCACCTTTCTCTGCTTCAAAATCATCAACCTTGTCCTTCACTACTCCTAAGACACTCAAATTCTCAGCCCCAAAGCGCACAACAATTAAGGCAAGTACAGATGCACCCACAAAGAAAGAGGCACCAGTGGGGTTCACACCACCACAATTGGACCCAAGCACCCCATCACCAATCTTTGGAGGCAGCACTGGAGGGTTGTTACGTAAGGCCCAAGTCGAAGAGTTCTATGTGATCACATGGGAATCTGCAAAGGAACAAATTTTTGAGATGCCAACAGGTGGTGCAGCCATAATGAGGCAAGGTCCTAACTTGCTCAAATTGGCTAGGAAAGAGCAGTGCTTGGCTCTTGGGTCAAGGTTGAGGTCTAAGTACAAGATCAACTACCAGTTTTACAGGGTGTTCCCTAATGGAGAGGTCCAATATTTGCACCCCAAGGATGGAGTCTACCCTGAAAAGGTGAACCCAGGTCGCCAAGGAGTTGGGCTGAACTTAAGGTCAATTGGTAAGAACGTGAACCCAATTGAGGTCAAGTTCACTGGCAAGCAAGTGTATGACTTGTGA